A window of the Bacteroides thetaiotaomicron VPI-5482 genome harbors these coding sequences:
- a CDS encoding tagaturonate reductase → MKALNKETAPKVQRPERIIQFGEGNFLRAFVDWIIYNMNQKTDFNSSVVVVQPIDKGMVDMLNAQDDLYHVNLQGLDKGEVVNSLTMIDVISRALNPYTQNDEFMKLAEQPEMRFVISNTTEAGIAFDPTCKLEDAPASSYPGKLTQLLYHRFKTFNGDKTKGLIIFPCELIFLNGHKLKETIYQYIDLWNLGNEFKTWFEEACGVYATLVDRIVPGFPRKDIAAIKEKIQYDDNLVVQAEIFHLWVIEAPQEVAKEFPADKAGLNVLFVPSEAPYHERKVTLLNGPHTVLSPVAYLSGVNIVRDACQHEVIGKYIHKVMFDELMETLNLPKEELKKFAEDVLERFNNPFVDHAVTSIMLNSFPKYETRDLPGLKTYLERKGELPKGLVLGLAAIITYYKGGVRADGAEIVPNDAPEIMNLLKELWATGCTKKVTEGVLAAEFIWGEDLNKIPGLAAAVKADLDSIQEKGMLETVKGIL, encoded by the coding sequence ATGAAAGCATTAAACAAAGAAACAGCTCCTAAAGTACAACGTCCGGAGCGCATTATCCAATTTGGCGAAGGTAACTTTTTACGTGCATTTGTAGATTGGATTATTTACAACATGAACCAGAAGACTGACTTCAACAGCAGTGTGGTAGTGGTTCAACCGATTGATAAAGGTATGGTCGATATGCTGAATGCACAAGATGATTTGTACCATGTCAACCTTCAAGGATTGGATAAAGGAGAAGTGGTTAACAGCTTGACAATGATTGATGTAATCAGTCGCGCATTGAATCCTTATACGCAGAATGACGAGTTTATGAAGCTGGCTGAACAACCGGAAATGCGCTTTGTTATCTCGAACACTACAGAAGCCGGAATCGCCTTTGATCCGACTTGCAAACTGGAAGATGCTCCCGCTTCATCTTATCCGGGCAAGCTGACTCAATTGCTGTATCATCGTTTTAAAACATTCAACGGTGACAAGACGAAAGGTCTGATCATTTTCCCTTGCGAACTGATCTTCCTGAATGGCCACAAGCTGAAAGAAACGATTTATCAGTATATCGACCTGTGGAATCTTGGCAATGAATTCAAGACTTGGTTTGAGGAAGCTTGCGGAGTATATGCGACATTGGTAGACCGTATCGTTCCGGGATTTCCTCGCAAGGATATTGCTGCTATCAAGGAAAAGATACAGTACGATGATAACCTTGTTGTGCAGGCTGAAATCTTCCACCTGTGGGTAATTGAAGCTCCGCAGGAAGTGGCAAAAGAATTCCCGGCTGATAAGGCAGGGCTGAATGTATTGTTTGTTCCGTCGGAAGCTCCTTATCACGAACGCAAAGTAACTTTGCTCAATGGTCCTCACACGGTTCTTTCTCCGGTAGCATACTTGTCGGGTGTGAATATCGTGCGTGATGCTTGCCAACATGAGGTAATCGGCAAGTATATTCATAAAGTGATGTTTGATGAATTGATGGAGACATTGAATCTTCCGAAAGAGGAACTGAAGAAGTTTGCAGAGGATGTATTGGAACGTTTCAACAATCCATTCGTCGATCATGCGGTAACAAGCATTATGCTTAACTCATTCCCGAAATATGAAACTCGTGATCTTCCGGGATTGAAGACTTATCTGGAACGTAAAGGGGAACTGCCGAAAGGACTGGTACTCGGATTGGCTGCTATTATCACTTATTATAAAGGTGGTGTACGTGCAGACGGGGCTGAAATTGTACCGAACGATGCTCCTGAAATCATGAACTTGCTGAAAGAGCTTTGGGCTACCGGTTGCACGAAGAAGGTTACCGAAGGTGTACTGGCAGCAGAGTTTATCTGGGGCGAAGATTTGAATAAGATTCCGGGACTGGCAGCAGCTGTAAAGGCTGATCTGGATTCTATTCAGGAGAAAGGTATGCTTGAAACGGTAAAGGGTATCCTTTAA
- a CDS encoding FHA domain-containing protein codes for MKRVLCPKCENYLFFDETKYSEGQSLVFECEHCGKQFSIRLGKSKVKALRKEENLEEEAEVHKEEFGYITVIENVFGFKQVLPLQEGDNVIGRRCVGTVINTPIESGDMSMDRRHCIINVKRNKQGKLVYTLRDAPSLTGTFLMNEILGDKDRVRMEDGAIVTIGATTFILHTAEAE; via the coding sequence ATGAAACGAGTTCTTTGTCCTAAATGTGAGAATTACCTTTTTTTTGATGAAACCAAATACAGCGAAGGTCAATCGCTTGTATTCGAATGCGAACATTGTGGCAAACAATTCAGCATCCGTCTCGGAAAAAGCAAAGTAAAAGCCCTTAGAAAGGAAGAGAACCTGGAAGAAGAAGCGGAGGTTCATAAAGAAGAATTCGGTTATATTACGGTTATTGAAAACGTGTTTGGTTTCAAACAAGTACTTCCGTTGCAAGAAGGTGATAATGTGATAGGCCGTCGTTGCGTGGGTACCGTTATCAATACTCCGATCGAAAGCGGTGACATGAGTATGGACAGACGCCACTGCATCATTAATGTGAAGCGTAACAAACAGGGAAAGCTTGTCTACACATTACGGGACGCCCCCAGCCTCACAGGTACCTTTCTCATGAATGAGATTCTGGGAGATAAAGACCGCGTCCGCATGGAAGACGGAGCAATCGTAACTATCGGAGCTACCACATTCATTCTTCATACAGCTGAAGCTGAATAG
- a CDS encoding SPOR domain-containing protein: protein MIELAQHIEALLLENDCVIVPNFGGFVAHYAPATYVKEENLFLPPTRIIGFNSQLKLNDGVLVQSYMSAHDTSFADATRMVEKEVNAFVEILHEEGKADLENVGEIRYNIYGNYEFTPYDHKITTPSLYGLDSFEMRELSALQRKERILVPASLTKEKKTYEISISRTLLRNAAAMIAVIVMFFAFSTPVENTYVEKNNYAQLLPAELFEQIEKQSVAVTPVSVETKHNQKNATGQTKKVTADKARTSRPIAVKEVKVAKQETTPAAPTATIPTTTAVTTPVAPAVQPQANHPFHIIVAGGIGLKDAEAMAEQLKAKGFAEAKALNSDGKVRVSIRSFGNREEATKQLLELRKNETYKNAWLLAK from the coding sequence ATGATTGAATTAGCACAACACATAGAGGCTCTGTTGTTAGAGAACGATTGCGTAATCGTTCCTAATTTTGGCGGATTCGTAGCACACTACGCTCCCGCAACCTATGTAAAAGAAGAAAATCTTTTTTTACCTCCTACCCGTATCATCGGTTTCAATTCTCAGCTTAAACTGAATGACGGCGTGTTGGTACAGTCCTATATGTCTGCGCATGACACCAGTTTTGCCGATGCTACCCGTATGGTGGAGAAAGAAGTGAACGCCTTCGTCGAGATTCTTCATGAAGAAGGTAAAGCCGATTTGGAAAACGTGGGTGAAATCCGTTATAACATTTACGGGAACTACGAATTCACTCCTTATGATCATAAGATAACGACTCCTTCATTATATGGATTGGATTCTTTTGAGATGCGTGAGCTCTCTGCGTTGCAGCGAAAAGAAAGAATACTGGTACCTGCCAGTCTGACGAAAGAAAAGAAAACGTATGAAATCAGCATCAGCCGTACCCTTCTTCGTAATGCTGCGGCAATGATTGCCGTTATCGTTATGTTCTTCGCATTCTCTACTCCTGTAGAAAATACGTATGTCGAGAAGAACAATTATGCCCAGTTGCTGCCTGCCGAGCTTTTTGAGCAAATAGAAAAACAATCGGTTGCAGTCACTCCTGTTTCTGTAGAAACAAAGCATAATCAAAAGAATGCGACTGGTCAGACGAAGAAAGTTACCGCTGATAAAGCCAGAACTTCAAGACCTATCGCTGTCAAAGAAGTCAAGGTTGCCAAGCAGGAAACAACACCGGCCGCACCGACAGCAACAATACCGACTACGACCGCAGTGACAACTCCGGTTGCACCCGCAGTTCAGCCACAGGCCAATCATCCCTTTCACATTATCGTAGCAGGAGGAATCGGTCTGAAAGATGCTGAAGCAATGGCAGAACAATTAAAGGCAAAAGGATTTGCCGAAGCGAAAGCCTTGAACAGCGATGGCAAAGTACGTGTCAGCATCCGTTCATTCGGAAATCGCGAAGAAGCTACCAAACAACTACTGGAGCTTAGAAAAAACGAAACTTATAAGAATGCCTGGTTACTGGCAAAATAA
- the rfbC gene encoding dTDP-4-dehydrorhamnose 3,5-epimerase — translation MNYIQTEIDGVWLIEPNVYSDERGYFMEAFKKEEFEAKIGPVDFVQDNESKSSFGVLRGLHYQKGEYSQAKLVRVLKGKVLDVAVDLRRSSPTFGKHVSALLSEENKRQFFIPRGFAHGFVVLSEEAVFMYKVDNKYAPQAEASIVYNDETLGIDWMLGESQMLLSPKDKEGMAFRDAVYFE, via the coding sequence ATGAACTATATACAGACAGAAATAGATGGGGTGTGGCTGATAGAACCCAATGTTTATTCTGATGAACGGGGCTACTTTATGGAAGCCTTTAAGAAAGAGGAGTTTGAAGCGAAGATCGGTCCGGTAGACTTTGTGCAGGATAATGAATCGAAATCGTCCTTTGGCGTATTGCGGGGACTGCACTATCAGAAGGGTGAATACAGCCAGGCAAAGTTAGTTCGCGTTCTGAAAGGAAAGGTGCTGGATGTTGCTGTCGATTTGCGCCGGTCGTCACCGACTTTTGGAAAACATGTCAGCGCATTGCTCAGTGAAGAAAATAAAAGGCAGTTTTTTATTCCCCGTGGTTTTGCTCATGGCTTTGTGGTGTTGAGCGAAGAAGCTGTGTTCATGTATAAGGTAGACAATAAATATGCTCCGCAAGCGGAAGCGTCTATAGTATATAATGATGAAACGTTAGGCATCGACTGGATGCTTGGGGAGTCGCAGATGCTTTTGTCGCCCAAGGATAAAGAGGGCATGGCTTTCAGAGATGCTGTATATTTTGAATAA
- a CDS encoding UDP-glucose dehydrogenase family protein: MKIAIVGTGYVGLVTGTCFAEIGVNVTCVDTNSEKIESLQKGMIPIYENGLEEMVLRNVKAKRLKFTTSLESCLDDVEVIFSAVGTPPDEDGSADLSYVLEVARTIGRNMNQYKLVVTKSTVPVGTARRVRAAIQEELDKRGVNIEFDVASNPEFLKEGNAISDFMSPDRVVVGVESVRAEKLMSKLYKPFLLNNFRVIFMDIPSAEMTKYAANSMLATRISFMNDIANLCELVGADVNMVRSGIGSDTRIGRKFLYPGIGYGGSCFPKDVKALIKTAEQNGYTMRVLRAVEDVNEAQKGVLFEKLMKQFNGDLRGKTIALWGLAFKPETDDMREAPGLVLIDKLLKAGCQIRAYDPAAMNECKRRIGDVIYYARDMYDAVLDADVLMLITEWKEFRLPSWAVIKKTMNQQIVLDGRNIYDKKEMEELGFIYSCIGK, from the coding sequence ATGAAAATAGCGATTGTCGGAACCGGTTATGTTGGTTTGGTAACTGGAACATGTTTTGCTGAAATTGGCGTAAATGTAACTTGTGTAGATACGAATAGCGAGAAAATAGAATCTTTGCAGAAAGGAATGATTCCGATCTATGAGAATGGATTGGAAGAAATGGTACTTCGCAATGTCAAGGCAAAAAGACTGAAATTCACGACTTCGCTTGAGAGTTGCCTGGACGATGTTGAGGTTATATTTAGTGCTGTCGGTACGCCTCCGGACGAAGATGGCAGTGCTGATTTGAGTTATGTGCTGGAAGTTGCCCGCACCATCGGTCGTAATATGAATCAATATAAATTGGTAGTGACGAAGAGCACGGTTCCTGTAGGTACTGCGCGCAGAGTTCGTGCCGCTATACAGGAAGAACTGGATAAAAGAGGAGTGAACATTGAGTTTGATGTGGCTTCCAATCCGGAATTTCTGAAAGAGGGCAATGCTATCAGCGACTTTATGAGTCCGGACCGTGTAGTGGTAGGAGTGGAGTCTGTTCGTGCGGAGAAACTGATGTCGAAACTCTATAAGCCGTTTTTATTGAATAACTTCCGTGTTATTTTCATGGATATCCCATCGGCTGAAATGACGAAATATGCGGCTAACTCTATGTTGGCAACCCGTATCAGCTTTATGAATGACATCGCGAACTTGTGTGAACTGGTAGGTGCCGACGTAAATATGGTACGTAGCGGTATCGGTTCTGATACTCGTATCGGACGCAAGTTCCTATACCCAGGTATCGGATATGGTGGCTCTTGTTTTCCTAAAGATGTGAAAGCATTGATCAAGACTGCCGAGCAAAACGGGTATACTATGCGTGTACTTCGTGCGGTGGAAGATGTGAATGAGGCGCAGAAAGGAGTCTTGTTTGAAAAACTGATGAAGCAGTTTAATGGTGATTTGAGAGGTAAGACCATCGCCTTGTGGGGATTGGCTTTTAAACCGGAAACGGATGATATGCGTGAGGCTCCGGGATTGGTATTGATCGATAAACTTCTGAAAGCAGGTTGTCAGATACGCGCATACGATCCGGCTGCAATGAATGAGTGTAAACGTCGTATCGGTGATGTTATTTATTACGCCCGCGATATGTATGATGCGGTACTTGATGCTGATGTCCTGATGTTAATTACCGAATGGAAAGAATTCCGTCTGCCTTCATGGGCTGTCATCAAAAAGACTATGAATCAGCAAATTGTGCTGGATGGACGCAATATCTATGATAAAAAAGAAATGGAAGAGCTCGGATTTATTTATTCATGCATTGGTAAATAA
- a CDS encoding DUF4738 domain-containing protein gives MTKYVAISLVAILLAACNSSKNPHSSSGQEEDLSAKELLQGIWLDDETESPLMRIEGDTIYYADSQSAPITFKIIRDTLYTYGNDTTYYKIDKQGEHIFWFHSIADNMIRLHKSEDPNDSLSFVGQEMIIPTYTEVTKRDSIVNYNGSRYRAYVYINPSKMRVIKTIYTEDGISMDNVYYDNVMHICVYEGKKSLFASDITKQMFESVVPADFLVQAILSDTKFVKVDRNGFHYQAVLSIPESSIYSIANLTVSFSGKLTITPTK, from the coding sequence ATGACGAAATATGTAGCGATATCGTTAGTAGCGATCTTGCTCGCAGCATGTAACAGCAGTAAGAATCCGCACTCTTCCTCCGGACAAGAGGAGGATTTGAGTGCGAAAGAACTGCTGCAAGGAATCTGGCTGGATGATGAGACTGAGAGCCCGTTGATGCGTATAGAAGGGGATACCATCTATTATGCAGATTCGCAGAGCGCTCCTATTACATTCAAAATTATACGGGATACTCTTTATACTTATGGCAATGATACTACCTATTATAAGATAGATAAGCAGGGGGAGCATATTTTCTGGTTTCATTCGATTGCAGATAATATGATCAGATTGCATAAATCTGAAGATCCTAATGATTCGTTATCTTTTGTCGGTCAGGAAATGATTATTCCCACCTATACGGAAGTAACGAAGCGCGATAGTATTGTGAACTATAATGGTAGCCGCTATCGTGCTTATGTGTATATCAATCCATCCAAAATGAGGGTGATCAAGACTATATATACTGAAGACGGTATTAGTATGGATAATGTGTACTACGATAATGTGATGCACATTTGTGTGTATGAAGGCAAGAAGAGCCTGTTTGCCAGTGATATTACCAAGCAGATGTTTGAAAGTGTGGTTCCTGCGGATTTCCTGGTGCAGGCAATTTTATCTGATACTAAATTTGTAAAGGTAGACCGGAATGGTTTCCATTATCAGGCTGTTTTATCCATTCCGGAAAGTTCTATTTACAGTATAGCAAATTTGACTGTCAGTTTTAGCGGCAAGTTGACTATTACTCCGACGAAATAG